The proteins below are encoded in one region of Legionella antarctica:
- a CDS encoding SPOR domain-containing protein: protein MKLVMDEKLKHRLVGLAVILSLGAIFAPAVMKKSSQHLDGNFSNVQLPPKPLSPNVVLTDEKELFKTIKVARVEIPHVSENRQLTELVRAEPVKSNLINSNRITGVPKVASNGKAEPIHLAVNDAANTTKEAAKQSAKRPVTVALKQKAVTKVAPVKKIAKSNGKPPVRKDVYAVQLASFSRFNNAQALVNKLRNKGYKANYTKIKGKQGPVYKVYVGQSPHKTDAVKLKTQLATAMQLKGFVVNTGVS from the coding sequence ATGAAACTGGTAATGGATGAGAAGCTGAAGCATCGTTTAGTCGGGTTAGCCGTAATTCTTTCATTAGGAGCAATTTTCGCTCCTGCAGTGATGAAAAAATCAAGCCAACATCTTGATGGTAATTTTAGTAACGTACAATTACCTCCTAAGCCATTGTCCCCCAATGTTGTTTTAACTGATGAAAAAGAACTATTTAAAACCATAAAAGTGGCAAGAGTTGAAATTCCTCATGTATCAGAAAACAGGCAGCTAACTGAACTTGTAAGAGCTGAGCCTGTTAAATCAAACTTGATCAATTCCAACCGAATCACAGGTGTTCCAAAAGTGGCTTCTAACGGTAAAGCAGAGCCTATTCATCTTGCTGTAAATGATGCTGCCAATACTACAAAAGAAGCCGCTAAACAATCGGCTAAACGACCTGTAACTGTCGCTTTAAAACAAAAAGCGGTTACCAAGGTTGCTCCTGTTAAAAAAATTGCCAAATCCAATGGTAAACCACCAGTCAGAAAAGACGTCTATGCGGTACAATTAGCTTCTTTTTCGCGATTTAACAATGCTCAGGCTTTAGTTAATAAGCTGCGTAATAAAGGTTATAAAGCGAACTATACCAAAATTAAAGGGAAACAGGGCCCAGTTTACAAGGTTTACGTGGGTCAGTCGCCACATAAAACAGATGCAGTAAAACTAAAAACTCAACTAGCCACTGCGATGCAATTAAAAGGCTTTGTAGTGAATACCGGAGTTAGCTAG
- the lptE gene encoding LPS assembly lipoprotein LptE — protein MKKKTFVFISVLLLSACGFHLRGLTDVPEWLDNVSIISRDGNKELVSILKSHLEGYKILVNPEPALAKYWLIINKTTFQQQIVSVGVSTNPRQYQLILTVEFMLQTSKGQILKAPRFVAVSRQLTVNNDRILGSNEEETVLISEMRREAAIQIINRLNRK, from the coding sequence ATGAAAAAAAAAACGTTTGTCTTCATTTCAGTTCTTCTTTTATCTGCTTGTGGTTTTCATTTGCGTGGTTTAACCGATGTACCTGAATGGCTGGATAATGTTTCTATAATTTCCAGGGATGGAAACAAAGAATTGGTTTCCATATTAAAATCCCATTTAGAAGGCTATAAGATCTTGGTTAACCCTGAGCCAGCTCTTGCCAAGTATTGGCTCATCATTAACAAAACCACTTTTCAACAACAGATAGTAAGTGTTGGTGTGAGTACTAATCCAAGACAGTACCAACTTATTCTCACTGTAGAGTTTATGTTGCAAACCTCGAAAGGACAAATTTTAAAGGCACCCAGATTCGTAGCAGTAAGTCGACAACTTACCGTTAATAACGATCGCATATTAGGCTCTAATGAAGAAGAAACCGTTTTAATCAGTGAAATGAGAAGAGAAGCAGCAATCCAAATAATTAATAGATTAAATCGAAAATAA
- a CDS encoding CvpA family protein has protein sequence MLQWIDIAIIAAIGLSVLTGLFRGFVKELVALCVWILAFWLAYTYCQSLDPWLQSYIKEQSARTAIGFIIILFATLLVGGVVNAVLSFILKRAGLSGTDKTLGMLFGFMRGVFIVALIMVAVKMTSLPYQEYSKESMLYARFDPAVDLLYAHLPEFIKKLKTVDTTENIAETVIDTVPVS, from the coding sequence ATGCTGCAATGGATTGATATAGCCATTATTGCCGCTATCGGTTTATCAGTACTAACCGGTTTATTTAGAGGCTTCGTAAAAGAACTTGTGGCATTATGTGTCTGGATATTAGCTTTTTGGCTCGCATATACCTACTGCCAAAGTCTGGATCCCTGGTTACAGTCCTATATAAAAGAGCAATCGGCACGCACTGCAATTGGATTCATTATTATTCTTTTTGCTACCTTGCTGGTCGGTGGTGTCGTTAATGCTGTATTGAGTTTCATATTAAAGCGTGCTGGCTTGAGTGGAACTGATAAAACTCTAGGTATGCTCTTTGGTTTTATGCGAGGAGTTTTCATTGTTGCACTGATTATGGTTGCAGTTAAAATGACTTCTTTGCCTTATCAAGAATACTCTAAGGAATCCATGCTCTATGCTCGTTTTGACCCGGCAGTCGACTTGCTTTATGCCCATTTGCCTGAGTTTATTAAAAAATTGAAGACGGTGGATACAACCGAAAATATTGCTGAAACCGTTATTGATACAGTTCCTGTGTCTTAA
- the nadD gene encoding nicotinate-nucleotide adenylyltransferase yields the protein MHSIAILGGTFDPVHNGHIQTSLSIQSNFKFDDFYFLPCKAPTLKLPTCARPVQRIEMLQIAIKHYPDFKLDLREIRRDSPSYMVETLASFREEMKNTAITLIMGYDAFLSLPQWHQWHRIIELANLLVINRSLFSKHPIPEAIKKLLIQHETKRKTQLLTQPAGAVFLFNAGNYEISSTHIRDDLKKNKSVETRLPGEVYEYIKTQELYQ from the coding sequence ATGCACAGTATAGCTATTTTAGGTGGAACCTTTGATCCCGTACATAATGGACATATACAAACAAGTCTTTCTATCCAATCTAATTTTAAATTTGACGATTTCTATTTTCTTCCTTGTAAAGCCCCCACTTTAAAGCTTCCAACTTGTGCCCGCCCAGTACAAAGAATTGAAATGCTTCAAATTGCAATAAAACATTATCCTGATTTCAAGCTGGATTTAAGAGAAATTCGGCGTGACTCCCCCTCTTATATGGTCGAGACATTAGCGAGCTTTAGAGAGGAGATGAAAAATACGGCAATTACTTTGATTATGGGATACGATGCCTTTTTATCATTACCTCAATGGCATCAATGGCATCGAATAATTGAATTAGCAAATCTACTGGTTATTAATCGCAGTCTATTTTCTAAACACCCGATACCAGAAGCCATAAAAAAACTTCTTATACAACATGAAACCAAGCGTAAGACACAACTGTTAACACAGCCAGCAGGAGCTGTATTTTTATTTAATGCAGGAAACTATGAAATTTCTTCAACACATATAAGAGATGATCTTAAAAAAAACAAGTCAGTAGAAACTAGGCTGCCTGGTGAAGTATATGAATACATTAAGACACAGGAACTGTATCAATAA
- the holA gene encoding DNA polymerase III subunit delta: MQIKQQMLAQQLQKKIAPLYVLTGQEHYLLDESLHTLKSFIKKSYDFDEKIIAIQSTEDWSTVLEEANSYSLFSDTVVLNIFYDKKSIDAAGKKILTEYLKVINSRCFIIIRAPNIPANQLQWLYSNEHVVLVVAYPLNAESMKHWIANQLKKNTLNFEHQIPDLIYQYTQGNMLACAQVIEKIALSSPSNSQINAQQALEHLSDQCAQSPFELIEACLMGQADKAIHILRQAANNKTEATLILWMLSQEIRVLLQLLFSTRQNLDFKTACNQLKIWPQRINLYKLSIQRLNSSGLNQLLHYCKTIDEQIKSNQNTQVWNSLEKLALSLCMGTLCTV; encoded by the coding sequence ATGCAAATTAAACAACAAATGCTCGCCCAGCAGTTACAAAAAAAAATCGCCCCACTCTATGTCCTCACGGGCCAGGAGCATTATCTTCTTGATGAAAGTTTGCATACTTTAAAATCCTTTATTAAAAAATCCTACGATTTCGATGAAAAAATTATCGCGATACAATCAACAGAAGATTGGTCAACCGTTTTAGAAGAGGCGAATAGTTACTCATTATTTTCCGATACTGTCGTGTTAAATATTTTTTATGATAAAAAATCAATCGATGCAGCCGGGAAAAAAATCCTGACAGAATATCTTAAAGTAATTAATTCCCGCTGCTTTATAATAATCAGGGCTCCTAACATTCCAGCAAATCAACTGCAATGGCTCTACAGTAATGAACATGTTGTGCTTGTAGTAGCATATCCACTAAATGCTGAGTCAATGAAACATTGGATTGCCAACCAGCTTAAAAAGAACACCCTCAATTTTGAACATCAGATACCTGATTTAATTTATCAATACACTCAAGGCAATATGCTGGCTTGTGCCCAGGTTATTGAAAAAATTGCCTTATCCAGCCCATCTAACAGCCAAATTAACGCTCAGCAGGCTTTGGAACATTTATCTGATCAATGTGCTCAATCTCCTTTTGAATTAATTGAAGCATGTCTCATGGGTCAAGCAGATAAAGCCATTCATATACTAAGGCAGGCAGCAAATAATAAAACAGAAGCAACATTGATTTTATGGATGCTTTCCCAGGAAATAAGAGTGCTCTTACAATTACTATTTAGCACGCGACAAAATCTGGACTTTAAAACCGCTTGCAATCAACTCAAAATATGGCCTCAACGAATTAATCTTTATAAATTAAGTATCCAAAGGTTGAATAGCTCAGGCCTGAACCAGCTATTACATTACTGTAAAACAATCGATGAACAGATTAAATCAAATCAAAATACTCAAGTATGGAACTCTTTAGAAAAGCTAGCCCTTTCTCTGTGTATGGGAACTCTATGCACAGTATAG
- the accD gene encoding acetyl-CoA carboxylase, carboxyltransferase subunit beta has product MSWFKKLLPSRIRTETSQKKGVPEGLWVKCLGCNEVLYSTELTKNLMVCPSCNFHHRVSARVRIAQFLDEGGQEEIAAHLEPQDRLKFRDSKKYKDRISQAQKATGEKEALVVVTGSLSQQPVVVSAFEFSFMGGSMGATVGEKFVRAITAATAENRAYICFTASGGARMQEGLFSLMQMAKTSAALAKFAETGLPFIVVLTDPTMGGVSASFASLGDVIVAEPNALIGFAGPRVIEQTVRQTLPEGFQRSEFLLEHGHIDMIVERKNLRSTVSELVSKLTHKATENFFAQTME; this is encoded by the coding sequence ATGAGCTGGTTTAAAAAGCTATTACCATCAAGAATAAGAACAGAGACCTCACAAAAAAAAGGAGTTCCAGAGGGTTTGTGGGTTAAATGTTTGGGGTGTAATGAGGTACTTTACAGTACTGAATTGACAAAAAATTTAATGGTTTGTCCTTCTTGCAACTTTCATCATCGAGTATCTGCACGAGTTAGAATTGCACAATTTCTTGACGAAGGCGGTCAAGAGGAAATTGCTGCACATTTAGAGCCTCAGGATAGACTAAAATTCCGTGATTCAAAAAAATACAAAGATAGAATATCACAGGCTCAGAAAGCAACGGGTGAAAAAGAAGCCTTGGTTGTTGTTACAGGTAGCTTATCTCAGCAACCTGTAGTGGTCAGTGCTTTTGAGTTCAGTTTCATGGGCGGTTCGATGGGGGCCACAGTAGGCGAGAAGTTTGTCCGTGCAATCACCGCAGCAACGGCAGAAAATAGAGCCTATATTTGCTTTACCGCAAGTGGTGGTGCCCGAATGCAAGAGGGGCTATTTTCTCTGATGCAAATGGCCAAAACATCAGCAGCACTTGCCAAATTTGCAGAAACAGGATTACCCTTTATCGTTGTTCTGACCGATCCTACTATGGGTGGTGTTTCAGCAAGTTTTGCCAGCCTTGGTGATGTGATTGTTGCCGAACCTAATGCATTAATCGGTTTTGCAGGTCCAAGAGTGATAGAGCAAACTGTAAGGCAGACCTTGCCAGAAGGATTTCAACGCAGTGAATTCCTGTTGGAACATGGCCATATTGATATGATAGTTGAGCGTAAAAATCTTCGTTCTACTGTCTCTGAATTGGTATCAAAATTAACTCATAAAGCCACGGAGAATTTTTTTGCACAAACCATGGAGTGA
- the folC gene encoding bifunctional tetrahydrofolate synthase/dihydrofolate synthase — MHKPWSEWNLNQWLNDLENRNNQEIQLGLTRVLEVAKKISVQTLGCKVITVAGTNGKGSTVSALEMIYHTAGYKVGAYTSPHLIHFNERIRVNLKPIPDDDLCRAFNLIEEARDPVHLTYFEFTTLAALLYFKQHHLDVIILEVGLGGRLDATNIIDADVSIITTIDYDHQEYLGASLESIGYEKAGILRQGKPFIYADINPPLSIIKAAGDRAAPSYFYDTDFSINEQGDFLEFNCQGKQFKELPKPKIHIKSTSAAIMSCLLLDQDLPVSLSHIYLAMNKVSVPGRLQFFQGSISILYDVAHNGQSARLLAETIQKKAIKGKVHAVFSALKDKDILGLISPLRDCVDRWYPAQLDNKRASSASLLSSIFDDAEIFVEVCYTSPLVAFQTALSQAREGDLIVVYGSFFTVGHVMAAQHNILEQKEIL; from the coding sequence TTGCACAAACCATGGAGTGAGTGGAATTTAAATCAATGGCTAAATGATCTAGAAAACAGGAATAATCAGGAAATACAGCTTGGCCTAACCCGAGTATTGGAGGTGGCCAAAAAAATAAGCGTACAAACTTTAGGTTGTAAAGTCATTACTGTTGCGGGTACTAATGGAAAAGGATCGACAGTTAGTGCCCTGGAAATGATCTACCATACTGCAGGTTATAAGGTAGGTGCCTATACTTCCCCTCATCTAATCCATTTCAATGAACGCATCCGAGTGAATCTTAAACCGATACCGGATGACGACCTTTGTCGAGCATTCAATCTTATTGAAGAAGCTCGTGACCCTGTACACCTTACGTATTTTGAATTCACTACTTTGGCCGCATTGCTTTATTTTAAGCAACACCACCTTGACGTTATTATTCTTGAGGTGGGCTTGGGCGGAAGACTGGATGCAACTAACATCATTGATGCCGATGTATCGATAATCACAACCATAGATTATGATCATCAGGAGTATTTGGGAGCCTCTTTAGAGAGTATTGGATACGAGAAAGCAGGGATACTGCGGCAGGGAAAACCGTTTATTTATGCAGATATTAACCCTCCATTAAGTATTATCAAAGCTGCTGGAGATCGTGCCGCGCCCAGTTATTTTTATGATACGGATTTTTCTATTAATGAACAGGGTGATTTTTTAGAGTTTAATTGTCAGGGCAAACAATTTAAAGAACTACCTAAACCAAAAATTCATATAAAATCCACATCAGCAGCCATAATGTCTTGTTTGTTATTAGACCAGGATTTACCGGTATCTCTAAGTCATATTTATTTGGCGATGAATAAAGTAAGTGTTCCTGGGAGATTGCAGTTTTTTCAAGGCAGTATTAGCATATTATACGACGTTGCTCACAATGGACAATCAGCCAGATTATTGGCTGAGACGATTCAAAAAAAAGCAATAAAAGGCAAGGTACATGCTGTTTTTTCAGCTTTAAAAGATAAAGATATTTTAGGTTTAATTTCTCCCTTAAGGGATTGTGTTGATCGATGGTATCCTGCACAATTAGATAATAAACGCGCTTCGAGCGCGTCTTTGTTATCCTCTATTTTTGATGATGCAGAAATTTTTGTGGAAGTTTGTTATACTAGTCCCCTTGTTGCTTTTCAAACTGCATTAAGTCAAGCTAGGGAAGGAGATTTAATTGTGGTTTACGGGTCATTTTTTACGGTTGGTCATGTAATGGCTGCCCAACATAACATATTGGAGCAGAAGGAGATTCTATGA